TCGCATCGGCAAATCCCAGGCGTGCGGCGATTTCGGCGAAGCTGATCGACGGCTCGGCCAGCCAGACTATCGCCAACTCCTTACGCACGCTGTCCTTCAAGCCTTGCCAGGTCTGCCCTTCTTCGGCCAAACGCCGGCGCAGCGTTGAGGCCGACATGCACAATTGCTGCGCCAACGCCTCCGTTTCCGGCCATTGTTCGGCGGGCAACTGCCGCAGATCATGCTTGATGCGGCTGGCGAGGCTTTCCGGATCGCGATACTTGACCAGAATATTCGCCGGGGCCTGGGCGAGGAAACGCTTGAGTTCTTCAGCGCTGCGCTTGATCGGCACATCCAGGCAATCGGCGGCGAAAATCATCCGCGTGCGTGGCCGGTCGAAGCGCAGGTTCTCGGAAAACATCACCTGATAGTCATCGCAGAAGTCCGGCGCCGGGCAGCGCAGTTCGATGGCCAGAATCGGAATCCGCCGCCCCGCCAGCCAACACGCGACGCCGTGGACAATCATCCAATAGGTGAAATACGTGAAGGCGCGGCGCGGGTCCTGGTCGTCTTCGAGCAAGATGATTTCCGCCAGGCTTTGCTGGCGCACCAGTTGCGCGGGCAGGTGTTCGAGCATCAACGAGAGGAAACTCAGGCCGGTGGTCAGGCCTGCAGCCAAACTCGGCTGGAGCATGGCGCTGCGGCACAGAAACTCGAGGCTGCCGGATTTCAGTTTGCGCGGGTCCATGCCAAAGAACTCATCGTCGCCGCGCCGCGCCAGCAAGCGCCACAAACGCGCATAGGCGGTGGCCGGCACCCGGCCCTGCGCGCTGGCCATCAACGCCGGATCGATGCCGACCTTGAGCAACACTTCCTCAGTCGCCGCCCCCGGCGCGCAACTTTGCAACAGCGCTTCACGCACCAGTTGAATAGCGATGGTGTCTTTTTCCGACATTGCGCGGGGTGAGCCTTGTTGTGCGAATGGTCGGCATATTAGCTCAATCCACTGCTCGCGATTGCGCAGCGTCAGTCAGCGTTGTTTTTGCCTGTCATGCCGTCATCGCGAGCAGGCTCACTCCTACAGGGTCAAGGTGATCCATTGGCTCGTTCAGCTTAGGTTCAGCCAAAGTCAATCAATCTCATGTGAGAATGAGTGTCATTATGTTACAACTTAGCTACCTAACTATCTCCTCAACGGTGCCGAATGCTTGTCCCCTTTCTGATCATGTTGCGCGAAGGTATTGAAGCGGCGTTGATCGTCGGCATTATCGCCAGTTACCTCAAGCAAACCGGGCGTGGCGAGTGGATGCCAGCGGTGTGGATCGGCGTATTCCTCGCCGCTGCGCTGGCGCTGCTGGTCGGTGGTGGCCTGGAGTTGATGAGCGCCGAGTTCCCGCAAAAACAGCAGGAGCTGTTCGAAGGCATCGTCGGTCTGGTGGCCGTGGGCATTCTCAGCTCGATGGTGTTCTGGATGCGCAAAGTCGCGCGGTCGATCAAGCATTCGCTGCACGTGTCCCTCGACCACGCCTTGGCCGGTTCCAAACACCAGGTCACGGCGCTGATCGCCATGGTGTTTTTCGCCGTGGCCCGCGAAGGCCTGGAAACGGTGTTCTTCCTGCTCGCGGTATTCCAGCAGAGCGAAGGCGCGGCGGCACCGATGGGCGCCCTGCTCGGGCTGATCCTGGCGATTATCGTCGGTTTCCTCATCTACACCGGCAGCATGCGCCTGAACCTCAGCGCGTTTTTCCGCTGGACCGGCCTGTTCATCCTCGTGGTCGCCGCCGGCATTTTTGCCAACTCGGTGCAGGCGCTGCATGAAGCCGGGGTGTGGAATCACCTGCAAACCGTGCTGTTCGACTTCAGCGCGACGCTGCCGATGGACGGCCCGGTCGGCGCGGTACTCGCCGGCATGTTCGGCTATCAGGACGCGCCGACCGTCAGCACCCTCGGTGCTTACCTGATTTACCTGGTGGTGGCGCTGGTGATGTTCTTCCTCCCGGCCGCCGCGCCCGCCAAACCATCACCTTCCGTTTCCAGTCAGTAAGGGCTTTCATGTCAACGCCTACTCCTCCCGTGGCTTCGCCTCCCCGCGCACTGCGCTGGGCGGTGGCCGGTTCGGTGATCGTGATGATCGCCGCCGGTGGCCTGTTCTACTACGCCTCGAAAATGGCCGCGGCCAAGCGCCAGATCAACCATGACGAAGTGGTGGTGAACATTCATCCCCACAACTGCGAGCCGAACGCGCTGACGGTCCCGGCCGGGCGCGCGAGTTTTCGCATCGTCAATCGCTCGGATCGCGCTGTTGAATGGGAAATTCTCGATGGCGTGCTGGTGGTCGAAGAACGCGAGAACATTGCGCCCGGCCTGAGCCAGGTGATCAACGCCAACCTTGTCCCCGGCGATTACGCGATCACTTGCGGTTTGCTCAGCAACCCGCGCGGCACCCTGCACGTGACGCCGACCGCCGCGTCCGATGCCGCAGCCAAGGCGCGTCCGTCGATGGTCGCGTTTATCGGCCCGTTGTCGGAATTTCGCGTGTACCTGAGCAGCCAAAGCAGCGCGCTGATCAAAGCCGTGACCGCGCTGGAACAGGCGATTGCTGCGGGCGATCTGAGCCAGGCGCAAGCGCTGTACCTGCCGGCCCGCGCGGCGTATCAACGGATCGCCCCGGCCGCGCAGCGCCTGGCGGAACTGGATAACGCGATCAATGCGCGCGCCGATTATTTCGAGAAACGCGAGCAGGATCCGGGGTTTGTCGGTTTCCATCGCCTCGAATACGCGCTGTTCCAGCAACGCAGCCTCGACGGTTTGACGCCGGTGGCGCAGCGACTGACCAGCGACGTCACCACGCTCAAACAGCAACTGCTCGCGCAATCGCTGCCGCCGGAGCAACTGGTGAGCATCGTCGTGCGCAATCTCAAGACCATTGCCGAAGTGCGCGCGGCCAGCGGCGAAGAAGAACGCTACAGCCACAGCGACCTTAATGGTTTTGCCGCCAACCTCGACGCGGCGCACAAAGTCGTCGATCTGTTGCGGCCCTTGCTGAGCAAATCCGCCGCTGACTTGCTGCCGAAAATCGACAGCGCGCTCGCAGCATTCGACGCCCAACTCAGCGGCCTCAAGAGCAACGATGGCTACGCCGGTTACGCCACGGTCAGCGCCGCGCAGCGCCAACACATCGCCGACAAGGCCAAGGCTCTGGCCGACGTACTCGACGGCATCGATCCAGCCCTGGGCCTGTCCGGCCTGTAAGCAGAAGACGAATTACTTGATGAAAGACACAGAGCAGTTTTCCGCGCAACGTCGCCGCGTATTGATGGGCATGGGCGCCGCCGGGGTGGCCTTGGCCGGCTCCGCTTTGAGCTGCCCGGCAATGGCCGCCAGCCCGGCGCAAGTCACCGAGGCGCCGAAAAGCGACAAGACCGAAGACCGCCACGCGTTCCACGGCAAGCACCAGACCGGCATCGTCACGCCGCGCCCGGCGTCGGGCATGCTGGTGTCGTTCGATGTGTTGGCCAGCGACCGCGAAGACCTCGAACGCTTGTTCCGCACACTCAACGACCGCATCGCGTTTTTGATGACCGGCGGCACGGTGGAACAGGTCGATCCGAAGTTGCCGCCGGTGGACTCGGGCATTCTCGGCCCGGTGGTGACGCCGGACAATCTGACCATCACCGTATCGGTCGGCGAGTCGCTGTTCGACGAGCGTTTCGGCCTGGCCAGCGCCAAACCGAAACGCCTGAGCCGCATGGTCGGTTTCCCCAACGATGCGCTGGACGCCGATTGCTGCCACGGCGACTTGAGCCTGCAGTTCTGCTCGAATACCACCGACACCAACATCCACGCCTTGCGCGACATCGTCAAAAACCTCCCGGACCTGCTGCTGGTGCGCTGGAAGCAGGAAGGCAGCGTGCCGCCACAAGCACCGAGCAAACCTGGAGCGCCGGCGCAAAGTGCGCGCAATTTCCTCGGTTTTCGTGATGGCTCGGCCAACCCCGATTCCAACGACGCGAAAGCCATGGACGCACTGGTCTGGGTGCAGCCCGGCAGCGACGAACCGACGTGGGCAGCGAATGGCAGCTATCAAGCGGTGCGGATCATCCGCAATTTTGTCGAGCGCTGGGATCGCACGCCGTTGCAGGAACAGGAAAGCATTCTCGGCCGCATCAAGAGCACCGGCGCACCGATGGGCGGCGCGCATGAAACCCAAGTCCCGGACTACGCCAAGGACCCCGAAGGCAAGCTGACCAAGCTCGACGCGCACATTCGCCTGGCCAACCCGCGCACTGCCGCGACCCAGACCAATTTGATCCTGCGCCGGCCGTTCAACTATTCCAACGGTGTGAACAAGAACGGCCAGCTCGACATGGGCCTGCTGTTCATCTGCTATCAGGCGGATCTGGAAAAAGGCTTCATCACCGTGCAAACCCGGCTCAACGGCGAGCCGCTGGAGGAATACCTGAAGCCGGTGGGCGGCGGGTATTTCTTCACATTGCCGGGCGTCACGGGCGATCAGGACTTTATCGGTCGTTCGCTGCTCGCCGCTGCACAACCTGCGACCAATACCTGACAACGCCTCGACTACGCCCCCACAATCCCCCAACACGGAACCGTCCCATGAAAAAGTCGCCCCTCGCGTTAATGCTGACCCTTGGCTTGCTCAACACTCCGTTTTCAGCTTTCGCGGCACCGGCGCCGCTGGATTTGGTGGGGCCGGTTTCGGACTACAAGATCTACGTCATCGAGAAACTCGACGAGTTGGGCAGCCACACCCAACAGTTCACCGACGCGGTGAAAAGCGGCGACCTTGCTACCGCGCAAAAGCTCTACGCGCCGACCCGGGTGTTTTATGAATCGATCGAGCCAATCGCCGAGCTGTTCAGTGACCTCGACGCGTCTATAGATTCGCGCGTCGACGACCACGAAAAAGGCGTGACCGCCGAGGATTTCAACGGTTTCCATCGCATCGAATATTCGTTGTTCTCGGAGAAAAGCACCAAAGGCCTCGATGCCTTGGCGGACGGTTTGAACAAAGACGTGAAGGACTTGCAGGCGCGCGTCGCCGGCCTGACCTTCCCGCCGGAGAAAGTCGTCGGCGGCGCCGCTGCGCTGCTCGAAGAAGTCGCCGCCACCAAGATCTCCGGCGAAGAAGACCGCTACAGCCACACCGACCTCTACGACTTCCAGGGCAACATCGACGGCGCGAAGAAAATCGTCGACCTGTTCCACCCGCAGATCGAGCAGCAGGACGCGGCGTTCATTGCCAAAGTCGACAAGAACTTTGCGACGGTGAACAAGATTCTGGCGAAATACAAAACCGCAGATGGCGGGTTTGAAACCTACGACAAGGTCAAGGAAAACGACCGCAAAGCGCTGGTTGGCCCGGTGAATACCTTGGCTGAGGATTTGTCGACGTTGCGTGGGAAGTTGGGGCTGAATTAGTTTTTGCGGCGCCTGGTCGGGCCCCTTCGCGGGCAAGCCTCGCTCCTACAGGGATCGCGTCCCCCTGTAGGAGCGAGGCTTGCCCGCGAAGGCATTCCTACATTCAGCAAATCAATCCATGTTCCAAATTGATCCCCGCGTTTAGAAATCCCCTGTGGGAGCGAGCTTGCTCGCGATGCCTCTCCCACATTCAGCACATCAACCCGACTGCGCCGCCCCTCACAAAATCCGATACAACAACCGCTCAATCCTCACCCGACTCACCCGCTTGAGAAACTTCGCCACGCCCGCCGGGTAGTCCGGCAAGGTTTCCAGTTCCAGATAGCGCTCCACCCGGCGCGTGTGCTCGAAAATCTCTGCCAGCTCTTTGCTGCGCGCTTCACGCAGTTCCTGTTTCGGATCGTCGATCAGCAGCGCGTTTTCCAGGTCGAGGCGGAAGGCGCGTGGGTTGAGGTTGTTGCCGGTGAGCAAGGTGTAGCGATCATCGATCCACATACCCTTGAGGTGGTAGGTGTTGTCGCCATCGCGCCACAAATGCAGGTTCAACTGGCCGCTGTCGATGTAGCGCTGATGGCGTTTGGCGAAGCGCCGCAGGCTGATTTCGTAAAGGTATGGCAGCGCGGCGATGACTTTGAACGGCTCGCTCGGCGGAATGTAGAAATCGTTGGCCGTCTTGTCGCCGACGATTATGTCGATCTTCACCCCACGGGCCAGCGCGCGGTTGATCTCGCGGGTGACTTGCAGCGGCAGGTTGAAATACGGCGTGCAAATGGTCAGCTGAAACTTGGCGCTGGCGATCAGTTCGCAGATCACCCGGCTCAGCGGGTTGTTCTTGCCGACACCGAGTAGCGGGCTGACGGACAAACCGTCCTTCGCCGTGGTGCCCGAGGTGATGTCGTAACTCGCATGCTTGAGGCGGCTGCGCAGGTCGCCGATGTCGTTGCGCAGGCTGCGCGTGGTCGGCGGGTTCGGCAGGTCGAGGCGATGCACCGCTTTGGAAGCGACGAGACCGTGCTGGACCAGGTGCTGCATGGAATCGGCGAGATCGCTGTTCTGCAGCAGGTGATAACGGTCGTAGCGGTACTTGTCGAATTTGTGCAGATAGACGTTGTTCAGGCTCGCGCCGCTGTAAATGACGCAATCGTCGATGACAAAACCCTTCAAATGCAAGACGCCGAACAGCTCG
The window above is part of the Pseudomonas prosekii genome. Proteins encoded here:
- a CDS encoding AraC family transcriptional regulator, with the protein product MSEKDTIAIQLVREALLQSCAPGAATEEVLLKVGIDPALMASAQGRVPATAYARLWRLLARRGDDEFFGMDPRKLKSGSLEFLCRSAMLQPSLAAGLTTGLSFLSLMLEHLPAQLVRQQSLAEIILLEDDQDPRRAFTYFTYWMIVHGVACWLAGRRIPILAIELRCPAPDFCDDYQVMFSENLRFDRPRTRMIFAADCLDVPIKRSAEELKRFLAQAPANILVKYRDPESLASRIKHDLRQLPAEQWPETEALAQQLCMSASTLRRRLAEEGQTWQGLKDSVRKELAIVWLAEPSISFAEIAARLGFADASSFYKAFRKWSGTNPGHYRSLILNDAS
- the efeU gene encoding iron uptake transporter permease EfeU, with the protein product MLVPFLIMLREGIEAALIVGIIASYLKQTGRGEWMPAVWIGVFLAAALALLVGGGLELMSAEFPQKQQELFEGIVGLVAVGILSSMVFWMRKVARSIKHSLHVSLDHALAGSKHQVTALIAMVFFAVAREGLETVFFLLAVFQQSEGAAAPMGALLGLILAIIVGFLIYTGSMRLNLSAFFRWTGLFILVVAAGIFANSVQALHEAGVWNHLQTVLFDFSATLPMDGPVGAVLAGMFGYQDAPTVSTLGAYLIYLVVALVMFFLPAAAPAKPSPSVSSQ
- the efeO gene encoding iron uptake system protein EfeO; protein product: MSTPTPPVASPPRALRWAVAGSVIVMIAAGGLFYYASKMAAAKRQINHDEVVVNIHPHNCEPNALTVPAGRASFRIVNRSDRAVEWEILDGVLVVEERENIAPGLSQVINANLVPGDYAITCGLLSNPRGTLHVTPTAASDAAAKARPSMVAFIGPLSEFRVYLSSQSSALIKAVTALEQAIAAGDLSQAQALYLPARAAYQRIAPAAQRLAELDNAINARADYFEKREQDPGFVGFHRLEYALFQQRSLDGLTPVAQRLTSDVTTLKQQLLAQSLPPEQLVSIVVRNLKTIAEVRAASGEEERYSHSDLNGFAANLDAAHKVVDLLRPLLSKSAADLLPKIDSALAAFDAQLSGLKSNDGYAGYATVSAAQRQHIADKAKALADVLDGIDPALGLSGL
- the efeB gene encoding iron uptake transporter deferrochelatase/peroxidase subunit, producing the protein MKDTEQFSAQRRRVLMGMGAAGVALAGSALSCPAMAASPAQVTEAPKSDKTEDRHAFHGKHQTGIVTPRPASGMLVSFDVLASDREDLERLFRTLNDRIAFLMTGGTVEQVDPKLPPVDSGILGPVVTPDNLTITVSVGESLFDERFGLASAKPKRLSRMVGFPNDALDADCCHGDLSLQFCSNTTDTNIHALRDIVKNLPDLLLVRWKQEGSVPPQAPSKPGAPAQSARNFLGFRDGSANPDSNDAKAMDALVWVQPGSDEPTWAANGSYQAVRIIRNFVERWDRTPLQEQESILGRIKSTGAPMGGAHETQVPDYAKDPEGKLTKLDAHIRLANPRTAATQTNLILRRPFNYSNGVNKNGQLDMGLLFICYQADLEKGFITVQTRLNGEPLEEYLKPVGGGYFFTLPGVTGDQDFIGRSLLAAAQPATNT
- the efeO gene encoding iron uptake system protein EfeO — protein: MKKSPLALMLTLGLLNTPFSAFAAPAPLDLVGPVSDYKIYVIEKLDELGSHTQQFTDAVKSGDLATAQKLYAPTRVFYESIEPIAELFSDLDASIDSRVDDHEKGVTAEDFNGFHRIEYSLFSEKSTKGLDALADGLNKDVKDLQARVAGLTFPPEKVVGGAAALLEEVAATKISGEEDRYSHTDLYDFQGNIDGAKKIVDLFHPQIEQQDAAFIAKVDKNFATVNKILAKYKTADGGFETYDKVKENDRKALVGPVNTLAEDLSTLRGKLGLN
- the pssA gene encoding CDP-diacylglycerol--serine O-phosphatidyltransferase encodes the protein MPSLFKRSLLPKLRSFPLTADAVTILSGAAEYRRCLLEKIAQASRRIYIVALYLQQDEAGQEILDALHAAKLARPQLDVVVVVDWLRAQRGLIGAGKQPGNSAWYQEMTRTHASEVPVYGVPVQTRELFGVLHLKGFVIDDCVIYSGASLNNVYLHKFDKYRYDRYHLLQNSDLADSMQHLVQHGLVASKAVHRLDLPNPPTTRSLRNDIGDLRSRLKHASYDITSGTTAKDGLSVSPLLGVGKNNPLSRVICELIASAKFQLTICTPYFNLPLQVTREINRALARGVKIDIIVGDKTANDFYIPPSEPFKVIAALPYLYEISLRRFAKRHQRYIDSGQLNLHLWRDGDNTYHLKGMWIDDRYTLLTGNNLNPRAFRLDLENALLIDDPKQELREARSKELAEIFEHTRRVERYLELETLPDYPAGVAKFLKRVSRVRIERLLYRIL